The Artemia franciscana chromosome 21, ASM3288406v1, whole genome shotgun sequence genome includes the window cattcattttccttttgtttagaTAGAGCGTGAACTagtgcaaaaaaataaactattacaATATTTCAACATGTATaaaacttctttctttttagctAGATCTGTGCTTTGTCCCACTGTGCGATGGCAACTTTTTTCCTAGCCTATTTTCACTATTTGATTCTATGCAGCAACTACACATAATCTCgacatttaaaaagaagataagGAGAGGTATGTTCATAAAAAAGAACAGGAATAAAatttacttagaaaaaaaaactaaaaacaggctATATTCCAAACCACGAAGGAATTCCAGGTCGATTTTGGTTAACTTTCTGCCTTTCCCTGAACACTTTTTTTGCTTCTTCAACCTGATCCTTCTGTTTTTCATATTCATCTTCTCCTTTTGGAAATAATTCTGGAAATTCAAAAGTTTCGTCCTTTGCCTAAAACAAAGAGGAGAGAAGACTTAATGATCAAAGGAAACATAATAGTAATAGATGCAGAGTCTATAGGACtataagtattaaaaaaaactttatcccTTACTCTTTTGTGAGAACTAGAGAAAGAGTATTCTGCTCCTGTTCCCTCAAAATAAAACTCCccttgtcccctcctcaaaggaAACTTTTTATAAAAGTTTTGACTCGACCCCTAAGCTGTGAGAAAAAACAGGATAGACTTACCGCAACTACGCATAAAATTCGTCGCCATTTAATGAGATCTACTAACTGGAAGATACTAGCTTCACTTCAGGTTTCAGTTTCCCTCTTTATAATCTTACACGGTTTGTTTTCAGGACTGATGATTCGTGATTAGCTGGGAGTTACTAACATATGGAATTATACAGGTAGATAATAAGGTTGTGGTAAGGTAAGCATACGAATAGGTCTTCTGTTCATTCCTATTGGAAGTCTTCTCACTTTTTAAAGAAACTCAGATGACGAGCACAGGTAACAAGTAACAGCTAAGAGTAACAGGGAGGAATTagcagggaatgttgagggggatgctgACTTAAATAAATAGACTTAAAGTTTCCccaagttgtcaaaatggcatatatGCAATATCTATGGAActgcttagagtattaagttgaaacttttaaggaaaGATGAGGTGGATATAACACGAAACCAAAAGACAAAATGCGTATTGAGATTGTTAAATACGTAAGCGTGCAATATCTCAGGCATAGCTAAGGGCGTTACatcgaaactttcagggctttagttggggatgttgaactaaagcATAAGACAATTGTGaacatccaggttgtcaaagagatGCAcctacaatatctcaggaatggctaagtatattaagttgaaactttcagggaatgttaaactaaatcaaaagactatGTGGAATgagattgtcaaaagggggCATCTGACAGTGCAAAATACACTCTAGTCTCTAAAAGGCGTGGGCAGTGTTATCCCTTCTTCTTTTTGTGGTAATTCTGTTAGATCTAAATTTGACTTGGATATTCATTCCATTGTGTTCCTTTTGGATCTCTTCTATTTATTGATtataatttctgtatgttttaagctttaattattatttgagtTTATTTCTGATCATCTTTGTTGTAATTCagctgtttactttttttttcaaaaacttctcctatggaaaatgtttctttttatactCACATTTATGAAAAACCTATTAAAATCTAGCATTTAAAGCTGTTATCTACAAACATTTGTGAAGAGGCAGAGCTAAATTAAGATTATCAACTATTAATTAAGGACAACGGGTTAGAATTACCAAAAGGAGACAATTTAAGTCTGCATAAAGAGACCATCATCATGGAGACTGCCTGATCTTAACACAAAACGTTTAATATACAcagaaaagataaatttttcagTTCTTACCAAGGTTATATAAGCCATTTTATAATCATCATCTTTGACAATATAATTCTTCTCATTCTTTCTGAATCTTCCTGAAAGAGAAATAAGTAGAAATAATTacatacctgacgcggggatgccatggatattctgtggtagccacaacactgtgctgggtagagaatttagagtggcgaaaccctatataggccagtgtattctcctgatgagcccttatgttgggtattgcctctgaattatttgtctatattattttttctattgtttggtaaatgacgacttatacttattgacgacatgactgcctgtccatggattattctttatggttgattgtgtgtggctatgctgtttgacctgtgtgattgtatggatgagtagggttgaggcctaattcaactgctggtctatattaatcactaatttaggaaaacagtcttccttttctccttctgtctctcttttttttcttt containing:
- the LOC136040530 gene encoding large ribosomal subunit protein uL23m-like isoform X1; the encoded protein is MSTRLYPLYQRGNPQLRVFLPNFWMKVVKPAKAIPPNKVHLMVSNEMTEYDVRNYLEKIYNIKPITVKVNMMQGRFRKNEKNYIVKDDDYKMAYITLAKDETFEFPELFPKGEDEYEKQKDQVEEAKKVFRERQKVNQNRPGIPSWFGI
- the LOC136040530 gene encoding large ribosomal subunit protein uL23m-like isoform X2; its protein translation is MKVVKPAKAIPPNKVHLMVSNEMTEYDVRNYLEKIYNIKPITVKVNMMQGRFRKNEKNYIVKDDDYKMAYITLAKDETFEFPELFPKGEDEYEKQKDQVEEAKKVFRERQKVNQNRPGIPSWFGI